One Salmo salar chromosome ssa01, Ssal_v3.1, whole genome shotgun sequence DNA window includes the following coding sequences:
- the LOC106562139 gene encoding beta-1,3-galactosyl-O-glycosyl-glycoprotein beta-1,6-N-acetylglucosaminyltransferase 4, whose product MKIRFAFPSRLQKKNIISSLSLLLVICAFLLLFLKFTVKYSITIETYGSTAGYNDVELLHRYNIDCNAIYNMEPAELGKSLVIRKQVVVEEQDKSLVNLTSNCPRYLRSRGYGAVQVSEEEQAFPLAYSLVVHKSASMVEKILRAVYTPNNIYCIHYDLKSSELFRESMEGLARCLPNVFIASKLEAVTYASISRLNADLNCLSDLIGSKVKWRYVINLCGQDFPLRSNIELVADLKKLRGGNMMETSRPSELKKQRFSFHHELQKASFEYHQLPVKTNKAKGPPPHGIQMFIGSAYFVLSREFVTYMNTSALARDFLVWSNDTYSPDEHFWATLTRVPGVPGEVSRAQADITDLMSKTRLVKWNYLEGPLYPSCTGKHVRSVCIYGAGELRWLLNYGSWFANKVDDKVDPVLIQCLDDILQEKQRLLVKAMKSQQKIPSSVLAVDVILQ is encoded by the coding sequence ATGAAAATAAGATTTGCCTTTCCAAGCAGACTGCAGAAGAAGAATATCATTTCTTCTTTATCATTGCTGCTGGTGATCTGTGCCTTCCTGCTACTCTTCCTAAAGTTCACTGTTAAATACAGCATTACCATTGAAACCTATGGGTCTACCGCAGGCTACAATGATGTTGAGCTGCTCCATCGCTACAACATTGACTGCAATGCCATCTATAACATGGAGCCGGCCGAGTTGGGGAAGTCGCTGGTCATCAGAAAACAGGTGGTGGTGGAAGAGCAGGACAAAAGCTTGGTCAACCTGACCTCCAACTGCCCGCGATACCTCCGCTCCCGGGGTTATGGAGCTGTCCAGGTGTCTGAGGAGGAGCAGGCCTTCCCCCTGGCCTACTCACTGGTGGTCCACAAGTCTGCCTCCATGGTGGAGAAGATCCTCAGGGCCGTCTACACCCCTAACAACATCTACTGTATCCACTACGACCTGAAGTCATCAGAACTGTTCAGAGAGTCCATGGAGGGTCTGGCACGCTGTCTGCCCAACGTCTTCATCGCCTCTAAGCTGGAGGCAGTGACGTACGCCAGCATCAGCCGCCTCAATGCTGACCTCAACTGCCTGTCTGACCTTATAGGGTCAAAGGTCAAGTGGAGGTATGTCATCAACCTGTGCGGTCAGGACTTTCCCCTGCGCTCCAACATAGAGCTGGTTGCTGACCTGAAGAAGCTCCGGGGGGGTAACATGATGGAGACAAGTCGCCCCAGCGAATTGAAGAAGCAGCGTTTCTCCTTCCACCACGAGCTGCAGAAAGCGTCATTCGAATACCACCAGCTGCCGGTGAAAACCAACAAGGCCAAGGGGCCTCCGCCGCACGGCATACAGATGTTCATCGGCAGCGCGTACTTTGTGCTCTCGCGGGAGTTTGTCACTTATATGAACACGTCTGCGCTGGCCAGGGACTTCCTGGTGTGGTCAAACGACACCTACTCCCCAGACGAACACTTCTGGGCCACGCTGACACGGGTGCCGGGTGTGCCAGGTGAGGTGTCACGGGCCCAGGCCGACATCACAGACCTGATGAGCAAGACCAGGCTGGTGAAGTGGAACTACCTGGAGGGACCGCTTTACCCATCATGCACAGGGAAACACGTCCGCAGTGTGTGTATCTATGGGGCGGGGGAGCTGCGCTGGCTACTGAACTACGGCAGCTGGTTCGCTAATAAGGTGGACGACAAAGTTGATCCGGTCCTTATCCAATGTCTTGACGATATATTACAGGAGAAACAGAGACTCTTGGTCAAGGCTATGAAGTCACAACAAAAGATTCCCTCCTCtgtgttagcagttgatgttattcttcaataa